In the genome of Candidatus Nitrosotenuis sp. DW1, one region contains:
- a CDS encoding Lrp/AsnC ligand binding domain-containing protein — MTTAYVLINCDLGSQDKVFAQLKAINKIETRGVFGAYDIITKIEAPTRDMIKDIITSKIRVIDRIRSTLTLMGTEKEK; from the coding sequence ATGACAACAGCATATGTCTTGATAAATTGTGATCTTGGTTCACAAGATAAAGTGTTTGCACAACTAAAAGCGATTAACAAAATAGAGACACGTGGAGTATTTGGTGCATATGACATAATAACAAAAATCGAGGCACCGACTAGAGATATGATAAAAGACATCATAACATCAAAAATTAGGGTAATCGACAGAATTCGCTCTACTCTGACTTTGATGGGAACTGAGAAGGAAAAATAA
- a CDS encoding transcription initiation factor IIB — protein MMQALNIEDSCKRCKGLVLTDVTTGERCCQSCGNVIVERIEESRSAHSLFVDNQDDRSRTGAPNSLAIHDRGLATIIGKMGKDASGKSLSVSMKNNIRRLRIWDSRSQTREHIDRNLRLAFLELDKLKDKLTLSDTVIEKTAHIYRKAVGKGLVRGRSIQGVLGAAAYAACRDTGTPRTLNDVSDALNIKRKDISKGYRMLVNELDLKMPVVDSINCVSKIASKVGLDEKTRRHALEILTNANNMEITAGKDPMGLAAAALYIACLKYDVKVSQREISIASGVTEVTIRNRYRGLRESLDLTI, from the coding sequence ATTATGCAAGCTTTGAACATTGAGGATAGTTGTAAACGGTGTAAAGGATTAGTGTTAACAGATGTTACCACAGGCGAAAGATGTTGTCAAAGCTGCGGCAACGTCATTGTTGAACGCATTGAGGAATCCAGATCCGCACATAGTTTGTTTGTAGATAATCAAGATGACAGAAGCAGAACAGGTGCACCGAATTCACTTGCAATACACGACAGAGGGCTGGCCACAATAATTGGCAAGATGGGCAAAGACGCATCCGGTAAATCGCTTTCAGTATCCATGAAAAACAACATAAGAAGACTTCGAATTTGGGACAGTAGAAGTCAGACGCGTGAGCACATAGATAGAAATCTCAGATTGGCATTTCTCGAATTAGACAAATTAAAGGACAAACTTACATTATCAGATACAGTAATTGAGAAAACGGCCCATATTTATCGAAAGGCAGTTGGAAAAGGATTAGTCAGGGGCAGATCCATTCAAGGCGTTCTTGGAGCTGCAGCGTATGCAGCATGTAGAGACACAGGAACTCCAAGAACGTTAAACGATGTATCAGACGCACTTAATATAAAAAGAAAAGATATTTCGAAAGGATACCGCATGCTTGTCAACGAATTGGATTTGAAGATGCCAGTAGTGGACTCGATAAACTGTGTGTCTAAAATAGCAAGTAAAGTTGGATTGGATGAAAAAACACGACGACATGCTCTTGAAATTTTAACGAATGCAAACAATATGGAAATAACAGCTGGAAAGGATCCAATGGGACTTGCGGCTGCTGCACTATACATAGCATGTTTGAAATATGATGTCAAAGTATCACAAAGAGAAATTTCAATAGCTTCTGGCGTAACTGAAGTAACAATACGAAACAGATACAGAGGATTAAGAGAATCGCTAGATTTGACTATTTGA
- a CDS encoding thrombospondin type 3 repeat-containing protein, with protein sequence MMFIFSVLLTGFFAPMPSFASELETNSYGLFNDTGTQTPSDSDSDGIADVSDSCPTQPETMNGFEDTDGCPDTIPPMDSDSDGIADVSDSCPTQPETMNGFEDTDGCPDTIPPMDSDSDGIADVSDSCPTQPETMNGFEDTDGCPDTIPPMDSDSDGIVNSADNCPTQPETMNGFEDTDGCPDVPPIKDTDNDGIVDFMDNCPTQPETMNGFEDTDGCPDVPPIKDTDNDGIVDFMDNCPTQRETMNGFEDTDGCPDVPTVKDTDGDGILNSDDLCPRESETINNYQDLDGCPDTVATADYDDDGIINTMDKCQFEAEILNGYKDTDGCPDIPQTNSNDDEIPTPGKCPVGQTNIDGKCVIASPEDPVSNVVPWTAVIAAAITAAGGIAAAKFRKHS encoded by the coding sequence ATGATGTTTATCTTCTCTGTACTTCTGACTGGTTTTTTCGCACCCATGCCTAGTTTTGCGTCCGAACTAGAAACAAACTCATATGGGCTGTTTAATGACACTGGTACTCAGACACCTAGCGATTCTGACAGCGACGGGATTGCCGATGTATCTGATAGTTGCCCTACACAACCTGAAACCATGAATGGGTTTGAGGACACTGATGGCTGCCCCGACACTATTCCCCCAATGGATTCTGACAGCGACGGGATTGCCGATGTATCTGATAGTTGCCCTACACAACCTGAAACCATGAATGGGTTTGAGGACACTGATGGCTGCCCCGACACTATTCCCCCAATGGATTCTGACAGCGACGGGATTGCCGATGTATCTGATAGTTGCCCTACACAACCTGAAACCATGAATGGGTTTGAGGACACTGATGGCTGCCCCGACACTATTCCCCCAATGGATTCTGACAGCGACGGGATTGTTAATAGTGCCGACAACTGCCCTACACAACCTGAAACCATGAATGGGTTTGAGGACACTGATGGCTGCCCCGACGTCCCCCCAATCAAGGACACTGACAACGACGGAATCGTGGACTTTATGGACAATTGCCCTACACAACCTGAAACCATGAATGGGTTTGAGGACACTGATGGCTGCCCCGACGTCCCCCCAATCAAGGACACTGACAACGACGGAATCGTGGACTTTATGGACAATTGCCCTACACAGCGTGAGACAATGAATGGGTTTGAGGACACTGATGGCTGCCCCGACGTACCTACTGTAAAAGACACTGACGGGGATGGAATACTAAATAGTGATGATTTGTGCCCGCGGGAATCTGAGACTATCAATAATTATCAGGATTTAGACGGCTGCCCAGACACTGTAGCTACTGCTGATTATGATGACGATGGTATTATCAACACTATGGACAAATGTCAATTTGAAGCAGAAATCCTAAATGGATATAAAGACACTGATGGCTGCCCTGACATTCCTCAAACAAATTCCAACGATGACGAGATTCCTACGCCTGGTAAATGTCCCGTAGGTCAAACAAACATTGATGGTAAATGCGTAATTGCCTCTCCAGAGGATCCTGTATCTAATGTTGTCCCGTGGACGGCAGTAATTGCTGCTGCGATTACCGCTGCTGGAGGTATTGCAGCTGCAAAATTTAGAAAGCACTCCTAG